A region from the Mycolicibacterium litorale genome encodes:
- a CDS encoding D-alanyl-D-alanine carboxypeptidase family protein: MWPRTLVAGCALVLVSSLSVTLPRVAVAQPQPAGAVALPQGPAQAWLLADLDSGRILASRNPYEPHAPASTIKVLLAMVVLDHLSPDNFARANASHTKVECSCVGLTPGQPYTTRQLLSALLMVSGNDAANMLADMLGGQRAAVAAMNRKAATVGARATRASSPSGLDGPGWESITTPHDLALILRAALSYPLIAQIMRAPSAPFPGKTLTNQNELLTRYPGDLGGKTGYTNLARKTYIGAAQRGNRRLAVVQMYGTGDLYGQAIALFDWGFSQAG, encoded by the coding sequence ATGTGGCCGCGCACGCTGGTCGCGGGCTGCGCGCTCGTCCTGGTGTCCTCACTGTCGGTGACGCTGCCGCGGGTCGCCGTCGCGCAACCGCAGCCGGCCGGGGCGGTGGCGCTGCCCCAGGGCCCCGCGCAGGCCTGGCTGCTCGCCGACCTCGACTCCGGCCGGATCCTGGCCAGCCGCAATCCGTACGAACCACATGCGCCCGCCAGCACGATCAAGGTGCTGCTGGCCATGGTCGTCCTCGACCACCTGTCCCCCGACAACTTCGCCCGTGCGAACGCCTCACACACGAAGGTGGAGTGCTCCTGTGTCGGACTCACCCCCGGCCAGCCCTACACCACCCGCCAGCTGCTCTCGGCGCTTCTGATGGTGTCGGGCAACGACGCGGCCAACATGCTCGCCGACATGCTCGGCGGTCAGCGCGCCGCGGTCGCGGCGATGAACCGCAAGGCGGCGACCGTCGGGGCGCGGGCCACCAGGGCGTCGTCCCCGTCAGGGCTCGACGGCCCGGGTTGGGAGTCCATCACCACACCGCACGATCTCGCGCTGATCCTGCGGGCGGCGCTGTCGTATCCGCTGATAGCCCAGATCATGCGCGCCCCGTCGGCGCCGTTCCCCGGTAAGACGCTCACCAACCAGAACGAGCTGCTCACGCGCTACCCGGGTGATCTCGGCGGCAAGACGGGTTACACCAATCTCGCCCGAAAGACGTATATCGGTGCCGCACAACGGGGTAACCGTCGCCTCGCCGTGGTCCAGATGTACGGCACCGGAGACCTCTACGGTCAGGCCATCGCGCTGTTCGACTGGGGCTTCAGCCAGGCCGGCTGA
- a CDS encoding amidohydrolase family protein, whose translation MPATALHVRGRSLPDEQPVEWWIAHGVLRAEPVRGAQTVFDGGWILPGLVDAHCHVGLGPVPGGAVSIEEAAAQAETERDVGALLLRDCGSPTDTRSLDDRDDLPRIIRAGRHVAKPKRYIAGYAVDVEDETRLPEIVAEQARRGDGWVKLVGDWIDRSIGDLAPLWDDEILRQAIDAAHAHGARVTAHVFGEDALPGLIGAGIDCIEHGTGLTDETIEMMVEHGTALVPTLINLENFSGIADQAVKYPAYAAHMRDLYRRSYPRVAAARDAGVPIYAGTDAGSTIVHGRIGDEIEALRGIGMSATDALGAACWDARAWLGRPGLADGAPADLVCYSDDPRRGAAVVNEPALVILRGRVFR comes from the coding sequence ATGCCCGCTACGGCGCTGCACGTCAGGGGCCGCAGTCTGCCGGACGAACAGCCGGTGGAGTGGTGGATCGCCCACGGGGTCCTGCGCGCAGAACCGGTGCGCGGCGCGCAGACCGTGTTCGACGGCGGCTGGATCCTGCCCGGGCTGGTCGACGCGCACTGTCACGTCGGGCTGGGTCCGGTGCCCGGCGGCGCCGTCAGCATCGAGGAAGCGGCGGCGCAGGCCGAGACCGAGCGCGATGTGGGTGCCCTGCTGCTGCGCGACTGCGGTTCTCCCACGGACACCCGCAGCCTCGACGACCGCGACGACCTGCCGCGCATCATCCGCGCGGGCCGCCACGTCGCCAAACCGAAGCGCTACATCGCCGGGTACGCCGTCGACGTCGAGGACGAGACCCGGTTGCCCGAGATCGTCGCCGAGCAGGCGCGCCGCGGTGACGGGTGGGTGAAGCTCGTCGGGGACTGGATCGACCGGTCGATCGGCGATCTCGCTCCGCTGTGGGACGACGAGATCCTCAGACAAGCCATCGACGCCGCGCACGCCCACGGCGCCCGGGTGACCGCGCACGTCTTCGGCGAGGACGCGCTGCCCGGGCTGATCGGTGCGGGTATCGACTGCATCGAACACGGCACCGGCCTGACCGACGAGACGATCGAGATGATGGTCGAGCACGGCACCGCGCTCGTGCCGACGCTGATCAACCTCGAGAACTTCTCCGGCATCGCCGATCAGGCGGTCAAGTACCCGGCCTACGCCGCGCACATGCGCGACCTGTACCGGCGGTCGTATCCGCGGGTGGCCGCCGCCCGCGATGCGGGCGTCCCGATCTACGCAGGCACCGACGCGGGCAGCACCATCGTCCACGGCCGCATCGGCGACGAGATCGAGGCGCTGCGCGGCATCGGCATGAGCGCGACCGATGCGCTGGGAGCGGCCTGCTGGGACGCGCGCGCCTGGCTCGGGCGGCCCGGCCTCGCCGACGGTGCACCCGCGGATCTGGTCTGCTACTCCGACGATCCGCGCCGCGGCGCCGCCGTCGTCAACGAACCGGCGCTGGTGATCCTGCGGGGCAGGGTTTTCCGCTAG
- the ffh gene encoding signal recognition particle protein — translation MFESLSDRLTGALSGLRNKGRLTDADIDATTREIRLALLEADVSLPVVRAFVARIKERAKGAEVSAALNPAQQVVKIVNEELVGILGGETRTLAFAKTPPTVIMLAGLQGSGKTTLAGKLAKWLRGQGHTPLLVACDLQRPGAVNQLQIVGERAGVSVFAPHPGTAPGASEVKGTADPVAVAAAGLAEAKAKHFDVVIVDTAGRLGIDEELMSQAAAIRDAVQPDEVLFVLDAMIGQDAVTTADAFREGVGFTGVVLTKLDGDARGGAALSVREVTGVPILFASAGEKLEDFDVFHPDRMASRILGMGDVLTLIEQAEQVFDAQQAEAAAAKIGSGELTLEDFLEQMLAIRKMGPIGNLLGMLPGAGQMKDALAAVDDRQLDRVQAIIRGMTPAERADPKIINASRRLRIANGSGVTVSEVNQLVDRFFEARKMMSQMAGQMGMPFGRKNTRKQTKGKGKKGKKAGRGPTPPKNRNPLGAGMAGMPGMPAGFPDLSQMPKGLDELPPGLADFDLSKLKFPKN, via the coding sequence GTGTTCGAATCCCTGTCCGACCGGTTGACCGGTGCCCTCTCCGGGCTACGCAACAAAGGCCGGCTGACCGACGCCGACATCGACGCCACCACCCGGGAGATCCGGTTGGCGCTGCTGGAAGCCGACGTCTCGCTTCCGGTCGTGCGCGCGTTCGTGGCGCGTATCAAGGAACGGGCCAAGGGTGCCGAGGTGTCGGCCGCGCTGAACCCCGCCCAGCAGGTCGTCAAGATCGTCAACGAGGAGCTCGTCGGCATCCTGGGCGGCGAGACCCGCACGTTGGCCTTCGCCAAGACCCCGCCGACGGTCATCATGCTGGCCGGCCTGCAGGGTTCCGGTAAGACGACGCTGGCCGGCAAGCTCGCGAAGTGGTTGCGCGGGCAGGGCCACACCCCGCTGCTGGTGGCCTGCGACCTGCAGCGGCCCGGCGCGGTCAACCAGCTTCAGATCGTCGGCGAACGCGCGGGCGTGTCGGTGTTCGCACCGCACCCGGGCACCGCTCCCGGCGCGTCGGAGGTCAAGGGAACCGCCGATCCGGTCGCCGTCGCCGCGGCCGGACTCGCCGAGGCCAAGGCCAAACACTTCGACGTCGTCATCGTCGACACCGCCGGCCGCCTCGGCATCGACGAGGAACTGATGAGCCAGGCCGCCGCGATCCGCGACGCCGTCCAGCCCGACGAGGTGCTGTTCGTCCTCGACGCGATGATCGGCCAGGACGCGGTCACCACCGCCGACGCGTTCCGCGAGGGTGTCGGGTTCACCGGCGTGGTGCTGACCAAGCTCGACGGCGACGCCCGCGGCGGTGCCGCGCTGTCGGTCCGCGAGGTCACCGGCGTGCCGATCCTGTTCGCCTCCGCCGGGGAGAAGCTCGAGGACTTCGACGTCTTCCACCCGGACCGGATGGCCAGCCGGATCCTCGGCATGGGCGACGTCCTCACCCTGATCGAGCAGGCCGAGCAGGTCTTCGACGCCCAGCAGGCCGAGGCGGCCGCCGCCAAGATCGGCAGCGGTGAACTCACCCTCGAGGACTTCCTCGAGCAGATGCTGGCCATCCGAAAGATGGGCCCGATCGGCAACCTGCTCGGCATGCTGCCCGGCGCCGGCCAGATGAAGGATGCGCTGGCCGCGGTCGACGACCGCCAGCTCGACCGGGTGCAGGCCATCATCCGCGGTATGACACCGGCCGAACGCGCCGATCCCAAGATCATCAACGCCTCACGCCGCCTGCGGATCGCCAACGGCTCGGGGGTGACGGTCTCGGAGGTCAACCAGCTCGTCGACCGGTTCTTCGAGGCTCGCAAGATGATGTCGCAGATGGCCGGGCAGATGGGAATGCCGTTCGGCCGCAAGAACACTCGCAAACAGACCAAGGGCAAGGGCAAGAAGGGCAAGAAGGCAGGCCGCGGGCCGACGCCGCCGAAGAACCGCAATCCGCTGGGCGCGGGGATGGCCGGTATGCCGGGAATGCCCGCCGGATTCCCCGATCTGTCGCAGATGCCGAAAGGCCTCGACGAGCTGCCGCCCGGGCTGGCCGATTTCGACCTGAGCAAGCTGAAGTTCCCCAAGAACTGA
- a CDS encoding diflavin oxidoreductase, translated as MTGRPDFSLIVAFGTDMGNAEDAAMTFAEECQAVGIDTEAIELNQVEMADLRGATHFVVVTSTFGDGEFPDNATLFWEALSAETEALDRLSFAVLALGDTGYDLFCNAGKLLDERLEALGATRLVERVDVDGSYVQPAKAWTTDVLKFLQAAHGAPVPATHHVTESSSRERHEPVSTRLTVNRVLTAAESTREVRHYEIDLTGTGIAYTAGDSLAVHATNDPALVEAILAELGAGRDHPVTDRDEPLGDLLTEHLEIRTPSRALQALVAARTADPEAAAALAGDTTAAPGSWAYGKDVLDLIRLADLGIDEVVDTLRPLQFRDYSIASSPVVHPDCVHLTVATVRYTAGERHHGGVASTFLADRGDTLRVHLRPNHAFRLPAPDVPIVMIGPGTGIAPFRAFLQERRATAAPGRSWLFFGDRHRATDYLYGDELDGFLASGTLTRLDLAFSRDQAAKHYVQQRMRDNGAELYRWLQDGAHVYVCGDADRMAKDVDAALHEIVADCGGLDADDAHAYVNELIRNHRYVRDVY; from the coding sequence ATGACCGGCCGACCGGACTTTTCGCTGATCGTCGCCTTCGGCACCGACATGGGCAACGCCGAGGACGCCGCCATGACGTTCGCCGAGGAGTGCCAGGCCGTCGGCATCGACACCGAGGCGATCGAGCTGAACCAGGTCGAGATGGCCGACCTGCGGGGGGCGACGCACTTCGTGGTGGTCACCTCGACCTTCGGCGACGGCGAATTCCCCGACAACGCCACCTTGTTCTGGGAGGCGCTCAGCGCCGAGACCGAGGCGCTGGATCGGCTGAGCTTCGCCGTGCTCGCACTCGGCGACACCGGCTACGACCTCTTCTGCAACGCCGGAAAACTGCTCGACGAACGCCTCGAGGCCCTGGGTGCGACCCGGCTCGTCGAGCGCGTCGACGTCGACGGTTCCTACGTCCAGCCCGCCAAGGCCTGGACCACCGACGTGCTGAAGTTCCTGCAGGCCGCACACGGCGCCCCGGTGCCGGCCACGCACCACGTCACAGAATCGTCCAGCCGGGAACGCCACGAACCGGTGAGCACCCGGCTCACCGTCAACAGAGTGCTCACCGCGGCCGAGTCCACCCGTGAGGTCCGCCACTACGAGATCGACCTCACCGGTACCGGAATCGCCTACACCGCAGGGGATTCGCTTGCCGTGCACGCCACCAACGATCCCGCGCTGGTCGAGGCGATCCTGGCCGAGCTCGGCGCCGGCCGCGACCACCCGGTGACCGACCGCGACGAACCGCTCGGCGACCTGCTCACCGAACACCTGGAGATCCGGACCCCATCGCGGGCCCTGCAGGCGCTGGTCGCCGCGAGAACCGCCGACCCCGAGGCAGCCGCCGCCCTCGCCGGCGACACCACGGCGGCACCGGGCTCCTGGGCGTACGGCAAGGACGTGCTCGACCTCATCCGGCTCGCCGACCTCGGCATCGACGAGGTCGTCGACACCCTGCGGCCTCTGCAGTTCCGCGACTACTCGATCGCGTCGAGTCCCGTAGTGCACCCCGACTGCGTGCACCTGACGGTCGCCACCGTCCGCTACACCGCCGGCGAGCGCCACCACGGCGGGGTCGCCTCGACGTTCCTGGCCGACCGGGGCGACACGCTACGGGTGCACCTGCGGCCCAACCATGCCTTCCGCCTACCCGCCCCTGACGTGCCGATCGTCATGATCGGACCCGGCACCGGTATCGCACCCTTCCGCGCCTTCCTGCAGGAGCGCCGGGCCACCGCGGCGCCCGGCCGGTCGTGGCTGTTCTTCGGGGACCGCCACCGGGCGACGGACTACCTCTACGGCGACGAGCTCGACGGCTTCCTGGCGTCGGGCACCCTGACCCGGTTGGACCTCGCGTTCTCCCGCGACCAGGCGGCGAAACACTATGTGCAGCAACGGATGCGCGACAACGGTGCGGAGCTGTACCGATGGCTGCAGGACGGCGCCCACGTCTACGTGTGCGGTGACGCCGACCGGATGGCCAAGGACGTCGACGCGGCGCTGCACGAGATCGTCGCCGACTGCGGCGGGCTCGACGCCGACGACGCCCACGCCTACGTCAACGAGCTGATCAGGAACCACCGCTACGTGCGCGACGTGTACTAG